A region from the Acyrthosiphon pisum isolate AL4f chromosome A1, pea_aphid_22Mar2018_4r6ur, whole genome shotgun sequence genome encodes:
- the LOC100165600 gene encoding esterase FE4-like, whose amino-acid sequence MTVVLEQGTLQGLHYKTRLSNKSYVSFLGIPYALPPINDLRFKPPAKHPGWTGIFKAFSCGKVCMQYDIIMTKQIIGSEDCLYLNIFVPQEEVAEKKAVMVFIHGGAFNFGSGSLDLYSPDYLLDENVIVVTINYRLNVLGFLNFGIEECPGNMGLKDQLFALKWIKVNISAFGGDTNNITIFGESAGSVSVHCHLLSPQSTGSFHKAIMQSGCVFNPWALNERHTEVAFKLAEKLGCQKDDPKEIVKYLLNVPAIDLVKFSTLKIKFEGQRDLLNLQFVPTIESEAVSDRFIPAHPDILIKSASAVPLITGTNNMEGMIVLGGNKLKKLFDYQKLEEIRKLFETDYSEEIIRKVKNYYFSEHEQASDITILENTCRLYSDVFFTKDFYRGFKSLLKKDGQPIYNYEFKFDGELNAFKKLLFATWPKFHSLKGACHADELNYLFYGQLFGFLPEANTPEHRMCKTMSKLWCNFSKTGNPNSSDSNVVWNNTNLDNPK is encoded by the exons atgactgtagtcCTTGAACAAGGTACTTTACAAGGACTCCACTACAAAACACGATTGTCAAATAAATCGTATGTTAGTTTTCTTGGCATACCCTATGCTTTACCGCCAATTAATGACTTACGATTCAAG ccTCCTGCCAAACATCCAGGATGGACTGGAATTTTTAAAGCGTTTTCGTGTGGTAAAGTATGTATGCAGTATGATATTATCATGACCAAACAAATTATTGGAAGTGAAGattgtttgtatttaaacatatttgtgCCACAG GAGGAAGTAGCTGAAAAAAAAGCTGTTATGGTATTCATACACGGAGGTGCATTTAATTTTGGATCTGGATCGTTAGATTTGTACTCTCCTGATTATTTGCTCgatgaaaatgtaattgttgtaaCAATCAACTATCGATTAAATGTcctag GATTTCTAAACTTTGGAATTGAAGAGTGTCCTGGTAATATGGGCTTGAAAGATCAATTGTTCGCATTAAAATGGATAAAAGTCAACATATCAGCATTTGGAGGTGATACTAACAATATTACCATTTTTGGAGAAAGTGCCGGATCTGTTTCTGTTCATTGTCATTTACTTTCTCCACAATCTACAG gatcATTTCACAAAGCTATAATGCAAAGTGGATGTGTTTTTAATCCATGGGCTTTAAATGAAAGACATACAGAAGTAGCCTTTAAGTTGGCAGAAAAATTGGGATGTCAAAAAGATGATCCTaaagaaatagtaaaatatttactaaatgttCCAGCAATAGATTTAGTTAAATTTTCGACATTGAAGATTAAATTTGAA ggcCAAAGGGATTTGCTAAATTTACAGTTTGTTCCAACTATTGAAAGTGAAGCCGTTAGTGACAGATTTATACCTGCTCATCCAGACATTTTAATCAAATCAGCGTCGGCAGTACCTTTAATTACTGGAACTAATAATATGGAAGGAATGATAGTGCTTGGAG gaaacaaattaaaaaagttatttgattatcaaaaattagaagagattagaaaattatttgaaactgaTTATTCTGAAGAAATCATTCGAAAAGTAAAGAACTATTATTTCAGCGAACACGAGCAAGCAAGTGATATAACTATATTGGAAAATACATGTCGT TTGTATAGTGATGTATTTTTTACCAAAGACTTTTATCGTGGCTTTAAAAGCTTACTTAAAAAAGATGGACAGCCAATTTACAACTATGAGTTCAAATTTGATGGAGAACTCAATGCTTTTAAAAAACTCCTATTCGCTACATGGCCAAAATTTCATTCGTTAAAAG gTGCATGCCACGCAgacgaattaaattatttattttatggacAATTGTTTGGATTCTTGCCCGAAGCTAATACACCAGAACACAGAATGTGCAAAACAATGAGTAAGCTGTGgtgcaatttttcaaaaactgg AAATCCAAATTCATCAGATTCGAACGTTGTGtggaataatacaaatttggaCAATcccaaataa